A stretch of Terriglobia bacterium DNA encodes these proteins:
- a CDS encoding DUF3617 family protein, which produces MRKLALWTLLCLSASLVWADGKYQPLNVRLGTWETTFTSAVSGAPPVPQEMIDKMTPEQRARFDAAMSKMASGTPRTRTSKSCLTKEKLEKDPFNDRQSCAEKVLTSTSSKMEIEEICNEENAKSDSKVRIEATDSENVKGWVQTVVTGSGKTMNVNGAFTSKWVGAACQEKH; this is translated from the coding sequence GACCCTGCTGTGCTTGTCCGCTTCTTTAGTTTGGGCAGATGGAAAATATCAGCCGCTCAACGTCAGATTGGGCACCTGGGAGACCACCTTCACCTCCGCCGTCAGCGGTGCTCCGCCTGTGCCTCAGGAGATGATCGATAAGATGACTCCTGAACAGCGGGCCAGGTTCGACGCGGCAATGAGTAAGATGGCCTCCGGAACCCCCAGGACCCGCACCTCGAAATCCTGCCTGACCAAAGAGAAGCTGGAGAAGGACCCGTTTAACGACAGGCAGTCCTGCGCCGAAAAAGTCCTGACCTCCACAAGCAGCAAGATGGAAATCGAGGAGATTTGCAACGAAGAGAACGCCAAGTCCGACTCCAAGGTACGCATCGAGGCCACGGACTCAGAAAACGTGAAGGGCTGGGTGCAAACCGTTGTGACCGGCAGCGGCAAGACCATGAACGTCAACGGCGCCTTCACGTCAAAATGGGTGGGCGCGGCCTGTCAAGAGAAACACTGA